The DNA window CTGTCGGTAATACGTTGCTCTTTTTCACCAACTGGTTTGCTAAACACGACAGTCTTGACACTTTCTTCTGCAAAGACTGGCATTACAACGGCCAAAGACACACTCGTCGCCATGACTAATAATGCAGCTTTCACATAATGACAAATTGTCGTTAACCTAGCTGTCGGTGTTATAAACATATCAATCAACCTAAAAAATTTGCGCGATAATAACTACTGTAGTAACAGTTATATCGACCGATGTGTCGCTTTCTTAAATAAAAAAACCCAAGTTAAAAATAACTTGGGTTTCAATTGTCATCATCTTTAACCTAACAGGCTAAATGTAATGATTAACCAGCAACGAATTCTTCACCTAATGTGATGTTCGCTTTTAGTTCTTCTAGCATTGCATCGCGTGCGTTCGTTTCAAATTCGCTTAAGTCACCGTATGCTAATACTTCTTCAACGCCGTTCTTACCTAGTAGTACAGGTTGTGCGAAGAACGTTGCGTGCTCAGAGCCACCGTCAACATAAGTACATTCAACGATACCTTCTTCACCTTGTAGTGCGCGAACAAGAGAAAGACCGAAACGTGCTGCTGCTTGACCCATAGAAAGTGTCGCAGAACCGCCACCCGCTTTAGCTTCAACAACTTCAGTACCAGCATTTTGAATACGTGGTGTTAGCGTCGCAATTTCTTCTGCTGTAAATTCAACACCTTTAACTTGAGAAAGTAACGGAAGAATAGTGACACCTGAATGACCACCGATAACCGGCACTTCAACGTCAGAAAGTGAAATGCCTTTAAGCTCACTTACAAAAGTTTCAGAACGGATAACATCCAGCGTCGTAATACCGAATAGTTTACGCTTATCGTAAACACCCGCTTGCTTAAGTACTTCAGCAGCGATTGGCACAGTAGTGTTAACAGGATTAGTAATAATACCGATACATGCATTTGGACATACTTCAGCACATTTAGCGGCTAAGTTTTTGATAATGCCAGCATTGATATTAAATAAATCTGAACGGTCCATGCCTGGCTTACGAGCAACACCCGCAGAGATAAGTACAACGTCAGCACCAACAAGTGCATCTGTAGGATCTGTACCAGCAAAACCAGCAATAGTAACGTCTGTAGGGATATGGCTTAAATCAACAGCAACACCTGGAGTTACTGGTGCGATATCATATAGTGATAAATCAGAACCAGCAGGTAGTTGAGTTTTCAAAAGTAGGGCTAAAGCTTGACCGATACCACCAGCAGCACCTAATACAGCAACTTTCATAGACGTCTCCATTATCTTAATTGTTTATGTAGAATACAATATTCACACATTCCTTTAATCACTGCTACCTTACTGCAACATTGACTAAAAAACAATTAACAACACGAATATGCACGGTAAATAAATGAATTACGTATGGGTTTTAAGAGTTTCGCTTTCTATCTATTAGCGATTCACTTTCAGGTGAAATAATACAATTTGCTCACTGATATCGGTATCAATAACAATATCAGTAAGCAACTAATGCAGAAATTAAGATTGGAACGCGAGGGCTTTTTTCTCTAGCTGTTTAAAGATTAATACCAAGATACCATTCATGCCTAAGTAGATAATACCCGCTGCAGAAAAGGCCATTAATGCATCATAGGTTTGACCATTGATTTGATTGGCATAACCCATCACATCCATAATCGTGATCGAGCTGGCTAATGATGTACCTTTGAGTACCAAAATTACTTCATTAGAATAAGACGGTAATACCCGGCGTATCGCATGTGGCACGATAACAGCTAGTGTCTGCCAGCGGTTCATGCCGAGGGCTTTACATGCATCCCATTCACCACGTGGTACCGATTCAATCGCACCTTTAAAGAGTAACGATGAATACGCCGCCGTATTAAACGATAACGCAATAATCGCGCAAATTTTAGCCTGACGCAGGTAATCCCATAAGAAGCTGTCTTTGATCCACTCAAACTGTGATGGACCACTGTATACCAAAAAGATTTGAATCAATAACGGGGTACCGGTAAAGACCAAAATAATAGTCCGTGATAATAAGTTTAATCCAGGGATCTTATTGATCATCGCCAGCGTTAACAACGCCGCTATCATAGACCCAAACAATAAGCTGAAAAAAGTAATTTCAAGGGTGGTGCTCAAACCATTAAATAATAACCAGAAGTGATCTAACGTCATTTTGCTACTCCGGCATCAAAACGATTAATGTAATTATCAAAGTGCTTTAACAACCATTGACTAATCAAAGTTATAATCAGATAAATCGCTGCTGCCGCGACCAAAAAGGTGAAGGGCTTATAGGTACTACCTGATAACAAATCAGCTTGTTTCATTAAGTCCGTCACACCAATTAAGGAGACTAACGCAGTATCTTTTAGCAGTACCATCCACTGATTGCCTAAACCCGGTAATGCTAAACGCCATGCTTGCGGTAAGGTAATACGCAGAAAACAACGCATAGGCCCCATGCCAAGCGCTTGTGCTGCTTGTTGTTGACCTTTCGGCACCGATTGAATAGCCGCACGTAATGTTTGTGATGCATAAGACGCAAAAATTAACGACAATGCCACTACACCACTCCAAAACGGACTAATGTCATAGTATTCATCGGTTAATCGAAATAGGATGTGCGTACCACCAAAGAAAATGAAAAATACAATCAATATCTCAGGTAAACCACGTAATACAGTAACAAATAAGCTAACCGGCTTGGCAATCAGTGGGTTCTTTTGCATTTCAGCAACACAGAATAAAATAGCAAGAACCAAGCCAACCAATAATGATGTTAGCGCGAGGCCAAGGGTGATTTTTGTTGCATCCAATAATAATTGAAGCTGCAAAAGATCCATAAAAACTCCGGACGTAAAAACAAAAAGTGCCCCTAGAAGGCACTTTAAAATGAATTATCTCGTTATTACAATAACTTGGCTATCCCCTGATGTTGCAATGCAACTCAGGCCGAGATTAAACACTGCTATCAGTTATTTAGCAAAGTATTTTGCGTAAATCTTATCGTAAGTACCGTTCGCTTTAATCGTTTGTAAACCTTTGTTCAATTTAGCTAATAATTCAGTATTACCTTTACGCACTGCGATAGCAAAACCAGCACCAAAGTATTTCGCATCAGTGACGGCTTTACCCACAGTTTCGTAGTTACCACCACTGTGCTTAGTTAACCAATCGTGCGCTACTGCAGAGTCTGAAAATACACCATTTATACGACCATTTTTAAGGTCTAAAAATGCTTTTTGGTATGATGGGAAGTTAAGTAATAATACTTTTTCATCTGCATAAGTATCTGTCATGTAAGCTTGGTGTGATGTACCATTTTGTACACCTACTGCTTTACCTGCTAAATCAGCAACCACATTGTATTTACCTTTTTCAGCCACAAGTACCGCTGAGTTTTCATAATAAATATCAGAAAAATCAACTTGTTTTTGACGTGCTGGCGTTACGTCCATTGCTGCAATTGCAGCATCATAACGGCGGAACTTTAGGCTTGGGATCAAACTATCAAATGACTGGTTAGCAAAACTACACTCAGCTTTTAATTCAGTACAAACTGCGCGGGCGATATCAATATCAAAACCTTGGAATTCGTTATTTTCATCCATCATCTCAAACGGAGGATATGTCGCTTCAGTGACAAATTTTATTTGTTCTGCCGCTGTTACTTGCGCCGCTGCTGAAGTTAGAATTAATGCTGTGAGTAATTTTTTCATTTGGATCAACCTATTCCTAATATTTAAATAATCTAATGTTTTAAGTAATTTGTAAACTGTGGCGTTTGTGGTTGCTGGAAGTGCTCAGCACCACCAAATTCAACAATTCCACCGTTTTCAAGATAACAAACCTGACTAGCGACTTTACGCGCGAAGTCCACTTCGTGCGTAACAACAACCTGCGTAATACCTGTGATAGCTAATGATTTAATGATTTCAGCCACTTGATTAGTGACCTCTGGATCTAACGCCGCTGTCGGTTCATCAAATAACAATACTTCTGGTTTCATCATTAAAGCACGTGCAATCGCGACACGTTGCTGTTGACCACCTGATAAGGCTAATGGAAATACATCGGCTTTATCAGTTAATTGTAATTGCTCAAGGATCTTCATGGCCTCTTCACGAGCGTGTTGTTTTGTTTGCTTTAAAATCTTAACGGGTGCTTCAATTAAGTTATCCATCACAGACATATGCGGCCATAGGTTGTATTGTTGAAATACCATACCTACTTTCTGTCTTAGCATCTGGCTACGCTTAGCTAATTTCTTATCACTCAGTGTGGCAGAAAAATCAAATTTTTCACCGGCAATACTGATAGAACCATTATCTGGCGTATCAAGTAAATTAAGCACACGCAACAGTGAGCTCTTACCAGCACCACTTGGACCAAGCAGCACTAAAGTTTCGCCTTTTGCACATTTAAGGTCGATGTTTTGTAATACATCAAGTTGACCCCAAGATTTACAGATGTTTTTTAGTTCGATGCTCATAATGGTAACTGAATATAATTTCACTAGATATAAGTATAGTAACCGAACAAACCTCAATATCAACATAAATACTCACTTTAATTCGGTTTTTATGCACAGGTGCCACATTAACCAAATAAACTAGATAAAATCTATCCTGCTGGTATCATATGCATAATTATTCAGTTCATCGCTAACCTAATCCATTTATTCATTGTATTAATGACTTAGTAGCAAACTTTATAAATGAACTATAAAATTAATGACAGTATCATAATAAAACCACATTAATTTTAAGATTAGCAACTTGAATTATAGATGAATCAACTGACATGGTAACAAGTATGAGTGAAAAACAAGATCAGTTAGTAAAAGCATTTAAAGGATTATTAAAAGAAGAGCACCTGGGTTCACAAGGTGACATCGTTGATGCGCTTAAAGATCAAGGTTTTGACAGCGTTAACCAATCGAAAGTATCAAGAATGCTCAGTAAGTTTGGCGCAGTACGCACACGCAATGCCAAGGATGAAATGGTTTATTGCCTCCCTGCGGAGTTAGGTGTGCCAACGATTAGCAGCCAGTTAAAAAGCTTAGTATTAGATATTTCCCATAATGAATGTCTTATTGTGATCCAAACAAGCCCAGGCTCGGCACAATTGATCGCTCGTTTATTAGATTCATTAGGGCGTACTGAAGGAATTTTGGGGACGATAGCAGGCGATGACACTATTTTCATAACCCCGACTAGCACCACTATTATTGCAGAAGTAGATAGTGCAGTAAAAGAGTTGTTTGAGTATCTGTAATAAGCATATTAATGTTTGGCGCAGCGACGATTCGCACGCCAAACATTACTTTCGTTAATCAGTTAATCAGTTAATCAGTTAATCAGTTAATCAGTTAATCAGTTAATCAGTTAATCAGTTAATCAGTTAATCATGATCAAATAACACCAGCTCATGATTTTCAACTGTCACTTTCACCACATCACCGATGACCATTGGTTGCTGCATTGATATCGATAATGCCATATTGTTATCTATTAAGGTGATAATGCAATGTGTAGTCATACCTAAGAACTGTTGCTTGCTGATCACTGCGATCCCCCGCTCTGCAAGTGCTAAGTTTAATTGTTGAGGTCGAAGAGCTAGCAGTTTTTGTTCACCAACAGCTGCAGTTAACTTATGCTTACCGCGAATAATACCTAATGCAGTTTGTACACTGTAGTCATCGACGACCACTGCATCTAAATAGTTAACCTTACCTAAGAAGTCTGCAACAAAACGTGTCGCAGGTTGGTTATATAGCTCACTTGGCGTCCCTAATTGCTCAATCTTACCTTGATGAAAAACAGCTAAACGATCGGCAAAAGCAAACGCTTCTTCTTTACTGTGGGTAACAAAGATAGCACTCATGTTATGCGACTTAAGTAAGCCGCGCATCTCTTCAATCAAGTGATGGCGTACCTGACTATCAATATTAGAGAAAGGTTCATCAAGTAATAATAACGCCGGCGAACTTGCCAACGCCCGGGCAATAGCGACACGCTGCTGTTGACCACCCGATAATTGATGTGGATAACGGTCAGCGAATTCGGTCAGATTAACCAGATTAAGTACATAATCCAATTTTTCTTTTTGTTTACTTTTGCTTTGTTTATGTAAACTAAATACGACATTGTCAGTCACTGTTAAATGTGGAAATAATGCGTAATCCTGAAAGATCATACCCACATTACGTTTATCTGGTGCCAGGTTGAATTCACCACTATCAACGACATTACCGTTAATTTCGATGCGACCTTGCGTGGGTGGTAGTAACCCCGCGATCAATTTTAACGTTGTCGTTTTACCACAACCACTTGGGCCTAATAAACACAGAATTTCGTTTTTACCTAAACTCAGATCAAGCCCCATTAAAATATCGACGCCAGCATAACTACAATGCAGATCAGAAATACGTAAAGCAGGAGAAGAAGATAGTGTCATCAGTGCTGTTGCTCCAAAGAACGGTTCAAG is part of the Moritella viscosa genome and encodes:
- the mdh gene encoding malate dehydrogenase codes for the protein MKVAVLGAAGGIGQALALLLKTQLPAGSDLSLYDIAPVTPGVAVDLSHIPTDVTIAGFAGTDPTDALVGADVVLISAGVARKPGMDRSDLFNINAGIIKNLAAKCAEVCPNACIGIITNPVNTTVPIAAEVLKQAGVYDKRKLFGITTLDVIRSETFVSELKGISLSDVEVPVIGGHSGVTILPLLSQVKGVEFTAEEIATLTPRIQNAGTEVVEAKAGGGSATLSMGQAAARFGLSLVRALQGEEGIVECTYVDGGSEHATFFAQPVLLGKNGVEEVLAYGDLSEFETNARDAMLEELKANITLGEEFVAG
- the artM gene encoding arginine ABC transporter, permease protein; the encoded protein is MTLDHFWLLFNGLSTTLEITFFSLLFGSMIAALLTLAMINKIPGLNLLSRTIILVFTGTPLLIQIFLVYSGPSQFEWIKDSFLWDYLRQAKICAIIALSFNTAAYSSLLFKGAIESVPRGEWDACKALGMNRWQTLAVIVPHAIRRVLPSYSNEVILVLKGTSLASSITIMDVMGYANQINGQTYDALMAFSAAGIIYLGMNGILVLIFKQLEKKALAFQS
- the artQ gene encoding arginine ABC transporter, permease protein; this encodes MDLLQLQLLLDATKITLGLALTSLLVGLVLAILFCVAEMQKNPLIAKPVSLFVTVLRGLPEILIVFFIFFGGTHILFRLTDEYYDISPFWSGVVALSLIFASYASQTLRAAIQSVPKGQQQAAQALGMGPMRCFLRITLPQAWRLALPGLGNQWMVLLKDTALVSLIGVTDLMKQADLLSGSTYKPFTFLVAAAAIYLIITLISQWLLKHFDNYINRFDAGVAK
- the artI gene encoding arginine ABC transporter, periplasmic substrate-binding protein; translated protein: MKKLLTALILTSAAAQVTAAEQIKFVTEATYPPFEMMDENNEFQGFDIDIARAVCTELKAECSFANQSFDSLIPSLKFRRYDAAIAAMDVTPARQKQVDFSDIYYENSAVLVAEKGKYNVVADLAGKAVGVQNGTSHQAYMTDTYADEKVLLLNFPSYQKAFLDLKNGRINGVFSDSAVAHDWLTKHSGGNYETVGKAVTDAKYFGAGFAIAVRKGNTELLAKLNKGLQTIKANGTYDKIYAKYFAK
- the artP gene encoding arginine ABC transporter, ATP-binding protein, which codes for MLILRFVRLLYLYLVKLYSVTIMSIELKNICKSWGQLDVLQNIDLKCAKGETLVLLGPSGAGKSSLLRVLNLLDTPDNGSISIAGEKFDFSATLSDKKLAKRSQMLRQKVGMVFQQYNLWPHMSVMDNLIEAPVKILKQTKQHAREEAMKILEQLQLTDKADVFPLALSGGQQQRVAIARALMMKPEVLLFDEPTAALDPEVTNQVAEIIKSLAITGITQVVVTHEVDFARKVASQVCYLENGGIVEFGGAEHFQQPQTPQFTNYLKH
- the argR gene encoding arginine repressor, translating into MVTSMSEKQDQLVKAFKGLLKEEHLGSQGDIVDALKDQGFDSVNQSKVSRMLSKFGAVRTRNAKDEMVYCLPAELGVPTISSQLKSLVLDISHNECLIVIQTSPGSAQLIARLLDSLGRTEGILGTIAGDDTIFITPTSTTIIAEVDSAVKELFEYL
- the fbpC gene encoding iron(III) ABC transporter, ATP-binding protein, whose product is MTLSSSPALRISDLHCSYAGVDILMGLDLSLGKNEILCLLGPSGCGKTTTLKLIAGLLPPTQGRIEINGNVVDSGEFNLAPDKRNVGMIFQDYALFPHLTVTDNVVFSLHKQSKSKQKEKLDYVLNLVNLTEFADRYPHQLSGGQQQRVAIARALASSPALLLLDEPFSNIDSQVRHHLIEEMRGLLKSHNMSAIFVTHSKEEAFAFADRLAVFHQGKIEQLGTPSELYNQPATRFVADFLGKVNYLDAVVVDDYSVQTALGIIRGKHKLTAAVGEQKLLALRPQQLNLALAERGIAVISKQQFLGMTTHCIITLIDNNMALSISMQQPMVIGDVVKVTVENHELVLFDHD